From Anaerococcus urinomassiliensis:
TCAAAGCGGCGAGGAGACCTACTTTGAAGACATATCCTATATGCAATCCAAGGATGGCAAGGAATATAAGATAGCTAGTAGTCAATCAGGCAGTATTTTGACAATTGAGCCAAAATCTAGTCTAGACATATCCCTACCATATGGGATAAGTGGTGATGATAGCAAAGAGGAGGCTAAGGAAAAGTTAATAGAAGGAGCTCATTTGCTTAGGTTAAATGAAGATAGCCACGCCCTAGACTTTGCAGCTGGAGATAAAATCTTTAGCCTAAACTTTGATACTAGTACCGGCAAAATCTATAGCGTAACCATAGAAGAACCGGTGGATTCATCAACTATAAAAAATGATATTCTTTTAAATATCTATATTAAAAGAAATAGACCAAAAGAAGAAGGTTCATTTATGATAGAAGATCAAAAATTAACCTACCCAATGACCATGGGTGATTTAAAAGATGCCCTAGGAGGGGAATATGAACTAATAAGTGACGAGAATACAAAGGACTTCTCCAAAGATTTTGATATGGGTATACTCACCTATGGAACATATGCCATCCTTGATGCACCTAGCCACAAGTATTTAGTTGAATACAATATACCTGATTCAATAAAGCCTAATTTAAACGATCAAGGTCTATATACTCCAGATGATAGCTATGAAATATCGGGTATAAGCTTTTATGATGGTCCAGACTTTGCAATAGAAGGCAAAGATATTGACATTAACCAAGAATCCTACAAAGACTTAGAAAAAACTCTTCTAGATAAGGGAATACTCTATAGTAAGGGCATAGATGGCCTAGAATATACTCCTTATGATAATATTAAATTTATAAGTAAAGGAGACCTAGTAACCATAAAAGTCTCAAATTACGAGCAAAGACTTTATGAGGATGCCCAAAAAGAAGTGATGGCTGACCAAGCCTATTAAAAATCCCAAGGTCTAGGCTTATAATTTCACTAAATCTCCAAGCTGTACTGACCCCCAAAAGTTGGACTTAAAAACCAACTAAAGGAGGTCAGGTCAATCCCTAATCTGATTTTTCTTTGGCAAATATTAAAATAATTTTCTCTAGGCATAGACCTATTATAGATATTGGTCTATAGATAAATCCCTTGGAATATTTCATGGGATTTACTTATTTATCTTCCTTACATAAACTCTTATCAAAGGCCTCCATAATCATAGCAAAGACCTCCTGCCAGTCTTGTTCACAATTTACATCATATTTATTCATATCTATGGCAATTTTATCTGAGTAGGAGTAATTCTCATACCAACTTTGGTACTCTTTATGGAGAGTTTTAAAATAGGCTAGGTCTTTTTGTCCCTTTTCTGTACTTAGATCTATCTGCTCAAAGTCCCTACCTCTTTTGGCTAGGTTATCTAGGAACTTATCAAAGCTTATGTCTAGGTAGACTAAGAGGTCTGGGAATTTTTTGGGCATGTCCTTTATCTCTTCTAACATATTAGCTAAGAGATCGGCATAGGTATCATATTCTACCTGACTAATATTGCCTTCCATTAGGTTGATTCTGGTAAATAATTCGTCTTCATAGATAGAGCGATCTAGGACGTTTTTGTTGTTGGTGAGGGCTTCCTTTATAAGTTTGAACCTCTCGTTTAGAAAATATATTTGTAATAGGAAGGCGTATTTTTCCTTATCCTTGTAATATAGAGGCAGGATGGGATTTTGATCTACTGGCTCTATCATTAGCTTACTTCCAAGTTCTTTGGCAAGTCTTGCTGATACTGTTGATTTTCCTGAGGCTATCATTCCCGCTAATACTATCACTGGCATAGTTCTCCTTCTTGTTGTTGATATTGATTATTATTATACAATTATATTTTACATTTTTGTCATAGTAATTGCACATTAAATGCATAGCAATTGGATTATTATAAGTCTATGGAGATTATTATGATTTGAGTAAAAATGTGGGATTTTTTAAGGATAGAAAGGCCTTAGATATAAAAGTTGAGATAAATTTTGATTTCGGTGAAAAATAGGTATTATTGCTTCTATTAGACCTTGCAAGTTTACTTTGATTAATGCCATCTAAAGCAAGAAAAAACCTTCCTAGTACTAGGAAGGCCTTATTAGCTAAATTATTCTTCTCCTGGATACATGGTGGATGCACCTGGGTACATCTTGCCTAGTTCGTCAAATATTAGTCCTATATCTCCAAATCCTGTCTCTTCTAGCCTATCCATGGCACGGGTGTAGGCCTTATCTATATCTTCGTTTGTCATTTGATTTACTACAGAAGGAGAAAATTCATAGTATTGTACCATTGCTGCTTTGATGGCATCGTAGTCTGTTTGGCTTGATCCAAATCTTCTCATTGTTGGTTTTTTAGGTTTTTCGTCTTCTTTTTTGGAAATGTCAGAGGAATCTCCCTCATTTTCTGCATCGGTACTTTCATCACTTTCTTTTTCTGGTGAAAGTTTATTTAAAAATAGTATATCTGCTGCTCTTTTTACGTAATCATCAAAGTATAATTCTTGATTTTCCATATAGGCAATCTTTAGAGCTTCTTGGATATAATAATCATCTGTTCCCCAAACCTTATCTACTGGATAGCCCCAAGTTCCCATCAATGTTCTTTCGTAGTTGAACCTATCTGTAAGCTCTCCTTCAACTGCAGCTTCTTGGTTGTATTTTGCTGCTATTGAATCTAGAGGGAATTTGTTAGATTTGTATGGATTTTCAATTGCTAATTCTTGGAATACAAAGTCCTTTTGATCCCAGTAGCCAGTTTCTTCTGATAGTTCTTTTGCTTTTTCTACTACTTTATCAATTTCTTCATCAGAAAGCTCATCGGCAAAGTCTTCATCAAATTCACCAAATTCGACTATCATTTCTCTCCACTTATCATAGTCTGTTGCCTCGCTTTCTTTTCCAGCAAGACTTGTCTCTTTTTTGCTATCTTCTGATTTAGTTTCTTTATTATTGTCCTCTAGAGCCTGAGATATTTCTTCATCATTTGCTACTTTTTGGACATTTTTTGCTTCTTTATTATTACAAGCACTTAAAACAGCTATTAGTGCAAGGCTTGCTAGTATTTTTTTGTAAGTCATATGGCCTCCTTAAGTTATTATAATTTTATCACGTTTCTTTATTTTTTTGTAGTTAAATACAAATTTGTAATAATTTTTTAATTTTTTTGGGTAATAAATATAATTAGTGCAAAAAATTGTAACTTTTTTGTTGCAATTACATACTAAATGGTTTATAATAGGTCTGTAAACTAAAAAAATAGACTTATTGTAATTATATTGTAATAAAAGTGAGGTAATAAATATGAAGAAAATTAATAAAACATTATTGCTTGCCTCAACATTATTTGTATCTCAAGCTGTAACTCTTTCTGAAAATGCATATGCTGATGAAGGATACGATCTGAATGTTGAAGTAAGCACCGAGGAAAGTTCTGATGCTAGCTTAAAGGAAGTACAACCAATCAGCCTAGATCAAGTAGATAGCAATGAAGATAGTAATGAAGACATCACACTAAGTAGTGAAAACCTTGATGAAAATGAAGAGGCTATCTCAGAAAATAAAGACGATTATCTAGATCTTGAAGAAGAACAAGCTGAAGAAGATACAAGTATTGAAAATGAAGAAAATACAAGTATTGAAAAAGAAGAAAACGAAGATTCTGAAACTAGGCAAAAAGAAGAATTAACTGATGAAGTCAATGAAGAATCAGAAGAGTACGAACAAAGAGATGACCTAGTTTACTATAACGATAAAAACCTTGATGAAATTTTAACAATGATTGACGATGTTGATGCTAAAACTAGCGAAAATAGTCAATCTGTTGATAATAAATCTACTGACAATCAGACTACTGAAGATCAAACTGTAACAGAAGAAACAAATATTAATCATAAAGTTTACTATGCTCCAAAAGCAACAGGTGTTATAGTTGAGGAAAAGAATACAACAAAATATTACGAAAACAATAAGTTAGTTAAAAATGCACAAGTTATAGTTAATGATAGATTTTACAATATTGACAGCAAGGGTAATGCTACAAATCCAAAGGCATATTGGACTGTAATGGGAGCAAACCTATACTATTCAGATGAGACTGGTCATATTGTAAGAGGTATCAAAGAAATCAAAAACAAAAAATACTATTTTAATAATGATGGTATCTTACAATTAAACAGACTTCTAGTAACAAATGAATCTCATTATGATATTGGAAGAGAAGGCGAAATGGTTGCACCAAGAAATAAATGGGTGACAATTAACAGTAAGAAATACTATAACGACAATAATGGAAAATTATTAAAGGGTATAGCTAAAATCGCCGACAAAACATATTACTTTGACAATGATGGAGTTTTAAAAACAAATAAAAAAGTTCTAACAGAATCAAGATTCTACACAGTAGATGGAAATGGTATAGCAACCAATAGGAAGAATTATTGGTTCAACCTTGGTGGTAAGACATATAGAACAAATAAAAACGGCTCTATAATAACGGGTCTATTTAACGAGGGAAATAATACATACGTATTTGACGACCAAGGTGTTCTATTCCAAAATACTTCTATAATTGCTGGTGGAAAATACTATAATATCGACAAAAACGGCCTAGTTAATAATCCTAAGAATTCATGGGTAACATACAATGGTCAAAAATACCACACCAACGAAAACGGATATGTAAAAGAAGGTGTGTGGAAGATAGATGACAAATACTACTATTTCACATCAAATGGTCTAACAGCCAACAAGACAATTACACAACAAGGTGTTGTTTACAATGTCGATGAAAATGGTATAGCTACAAAAGAAGATAATAATATCCCAGGTGAAAAATCTGTTGATAAAGTTATAGAATGGATGTTCAATGCCAGAGCTAACAAACTAACATACAATATGGGAGCAGGTAGAAATACAGCCAGCCAAGCAGACTGCTCATCAGCAGTATATAGGTCACTAATATATGGTGGATTCCTAGGCAAGGATGCCTGGGTAGGCAACACCGAAACTTTATTCCAAATGGGAACAAAGGGCAAGGTAATGTATGAAGTAAAGGAATCTGAAATCCAATACGGGGATATCTTCGTTGCAGGTAGACCAGGTGGATCTGCAGGAGCTGCAGGTCACACAGGATTTATCCTAAACCCAACAGATGATACAATCATTCATATGTCCTACAGCAAAAATGGTGTAGCAGTAACACCTCGCAAGGGCTACATGGGAGATTCAAGAGGACTTCCAATAAAATACTTTAGGCTTGTAGGTGGAAACTCTGCAAACACTTACCTTAATAAGAAATAATAATTTTATAATAACGGGGCTGTTGCAAATTGATAGATATCTAACGTTCCATCATTGGAGTGCACTCCCAGAAGGTTTGAGGTTTAGCCCGCCGGCTCAGGGTGGTAATTAGCCCGTCGGCTGACAGAGACCTTTCTGGGAGGGTGCTCGAATGATAGAGACCTTTCTGGGAGGGTGCTCGAATGATATAGGAACGATTTATCTATTTTGCAACAGCCCCGAATTTTTTTGCAAAGTTTCAACTATGTAAAAGATTGAAAATAAATATTCATTTATATTCATAATCTTGCAAAAATTGATAAAATCTATATTTATCGTATATTATAAATCGTAGGAAAACAATTTAAGGGAGACATAATAATGAAAATTAAAAAAATATTTTCATCTGTAATGGCCCTAGGCCTTTCTCTAACCCTTGCTTCTTGTGGCGGATCAGACTCAGATTCTATCAATACAAGTGAGCAAAATCCAACAAGCAAGGAAAGTACAGATGAAACAGCAGATAGACAAGAAGAAAATGACCTTGACCAAGATGCCAAAAAAGACTTGGATAATTTTGAAAGCCAAACATCAAACGACACCCTAGTAGTTGGTGTTGGATCAATGAATGGTGATTTCATCCAAGGTTTTGGTAATGATGCCAACGACGTTAAAACTCGTAGACTTCTAGGTATAGAGGGAAACAATGGTTTCACAACCTATGTACAAGATGAAAACGGAAAGTGGCAATGGAACAAGTCAATTTTAGCAGAAGAACCAACAAGCGTAAATAATGACGATGGTTCAATGACAGTAACATTTAAGTTAAAGGATGATGTAAAATGGTCAGATGGAGAGCTTCTTACAGCTGATGACTTCCTATTTTTGACACTTTTACAATCTGATTACAACTACATTTCTATGACTGGTTCACTACAAATAGGTGATGATGGACTAGTAGGTTATGAAGCCTTCCACAATAATGATTCAAATGAACTAGAGGGTCTAGAAAAAATAGACGATCATAGTTTTAGTGTAACTATTGATGCCAAAGAACTACCATATTTTGACGTTCAATCTCTATCAAATGAGGGAGCTAGACCACTTCATTATATAGCACCAAACCTTCAAGTAGCTGAAAATGGCAAGAGATTACAAGTCAAAGATGGCTATGAAGTTACAGAGCAAGATAAAGAAGAGTTCATCCAATCAGTAGATACAAGAATTGGCAAACTAAAAGAAGAATTTGACGAAAATTATCCAGAAGTGCCAAAAGATGGCAGCGAGGAAAAGGAAGAATACGACCAAGACCTTAAAGATCGTGACGAAAAAATAGCAGAGCTTGAAGCAAGCAAGGAAGGCGACATAGACCCAACTCGCCTACTAATAGACAAGGCTGCGATTTTTGAAACAGAAGAATATAGATTTAAGCCAGAAGTTACACCAGGACCATATAAGTTCGAATCATTTAAAAACAATATGACAAAACTTAGCCTAAATGAAAACTATCCTGGCAACTTCAAAGGAGATAAGGCAACAATTCCAAACATCATCCTCCAAGTAGTAAACGACAATATAGCTGTAGACCTATTAGAAAATGGCGATATAGACGTTTGGGAAGATGAAAATAAGGGTGGAAAAATCGACCAAATGAGAAAGGCTGCCGATGAAGGCAAAATCCAAATAGGATCTTTTGAAAGAAATGGTTATGGTAACATCACCTTCCTAACAGATAGAGGATCAACCCAATATAAGGAAGTTCGCCAAGCTATAGCTTACCTAATGGATAGAAACGAATTCGTTGCATCCTATGCAGGTGGATATGGTGTTGTAACCAATGGTATGTACGGCCAAAGCCAATGGATGTATAAGGAACGTGGAGCTGATGTAGAAAGCGAAATGATCAACTACACTCTAAATATAGACAAGGCTAATGAACTATTAGACCAAACCCCATACAAATATGAAAAAGACGGCAAAACACCTTGGGATAAGGCAAAACTAGAAGAAAACTTCAAGGGAGACCTAGAAGGATTTGACTACTACAGATACGATGAAAATGGTAAGAGACTAGTAGTAAACCAATATGGTTCTGACCAATCACCAATCACAACCCTTATCTCCAACCAACTACCAATAAATGCAGCCCAAGCTGGTATGGAATACAATGTAACATCTGGTTCTTTCTCAACTCTAATAGAGCTATACAACTATCCAAAAGAAAACCCAGACTATACAGCATTTAACATGGGATCAGACTTTGGTGTGCCATTTGACCCATGGCTATACTACTCACAAGAAGGTCCATTTAACAAGACAAGAAC
This genomic window contains:
- a CDS encoding peptidoglycan amidohydrolase family protein, coding for MKKINKTLLLASTLFVSQAVTLSENAYADEGYDLNVEVSTEESSDASLKEVQPISLDQVDSNEDSNEDITLSSENLDENEEAISENKDDYLDLEEEQAEEDTSIENEENTSIEKEENEDSETRQKEELTDEVNEESEEYEQRDDLVYYNDKNLDEILTMIDDVDAKTSENSQSVDNKSTDNQTTEDQTVTEETNINHKVYYAPKATGVIVEEKNTTKYYENNKLVKNAQVIVNDRFYNIDSKGNATNPKAYWTVMGANLYYSDETGHIVRGIKEIKNKKYYFNNDGILQLNRLLVTNESHYDIGREGEMVAPRNKWVTINSKKYYNDNNGKLLKGIAKIADKTYYFDNDGVLKTNKKVLTESRFYTVDGNGIATNRKNYWFNLGGKTYRTNKNGSIITGLFNEGNNTYVFDDQGVLFQNTSIIAGGKYYNIDKNGLVNNPKNSWVTYNGQKYHTNENGYVKEGVWKIDDKYYYFTSNGLTANKTITQQGVVYNVDENGIATKEDNNIPGEKSVDKVIEWMFNARANKLTYNMGAGRNTASQADCSSAVYRSLIYGGFLGKDAWVGNTETLFQMGTKGKVMYEVKESEIQYGDIFVAGRPGGSAGAAGHTGFILNPTDDTIIHMSYSKNGVAVTPRKGYMGDSRGLPIKYFRLVGGNSANTYLNKK
- a CDS encoding deoxynucleoside kinase, whose product is MPVIVLAGMIASGKSTVSARLAKELGSKLMIEPVDQNPILPLYYKDKEKYAFLLQIYFLNERFKLIKEALTNNKNVLDRSIYEDELFTRINLMEGNISQVEYDTYADLLANMLEEIKDMPKKFPDLLVYLDISFDKFLDNLAKRGRDFEQIDLSTEKGQKDLAYFKTLHKEYQSWYENYSYSDKIAIDMNKYDVNCEQDWQEVFAMIMEAFDKSLCKEDK
- a CDS encoding ABC transporter substrate-binding protein translates to MKIKKIFSSVMALGLSLTLASCGGSDSDSINTSEQNPTSKESTDETADRQEENDLDQDAKKDLDNFESQTSNDTLVVGVGSMNGDFIQGFGNDANDVKTRRLLGIEGNNGFTTYVQDENGKWQWNKSILAEEPTSVNNDDGSMTVTFKLKDDVKWSDGELLTADDFLFLTLLQSDYNYISMTGSLQIGDDGLVGYEAFHNNDSNELEGLEKIDDHSFSVTIDAKELPYFDVQSLSNEGARPLHYIAPNLQVAENGKRLQVKDGYEVTEQDKEEFIQSVDTRIGKLKEEFDENYPEVPKDGSEEKEEYDQDLKDRDEKIAELEASKEGDIDPTRLLIDKAAIFETEEYRFKPEVTPGPYKFESFKNNMTKLSLNENYPGNFKGDKATIPNIILQVVNDNIAVDLLENGDIDVWEDENKGGKIDQMRKAADEGKIQIGSFERNGYGNITFLTDRGSTQYKEVRQAIAYLMDRNEFVASYAGGYGVVTNGMYGQSQWMYKERGADVESEMINYTLNIDKANELLDQTPYKYEKDGKTPWDKAKLEENFKGDLEGFDYYRYDENGKRLVVNQYGSDQSPITTLISNQLPINAAQAGMEYNVTSGSFSTLIELYNYPKENPDYTAFNMGSDFGVPFDPWLYYSQEGPFNKTRTNDPEADKITEDLRRTDPSDVEGFLDKWVKFQIWYNDYLPEIPLYSNIFHTGYSNRVKGFDVMSPVWHLNDQINAITLGE